Part of the Mycolicibacterium thermoresistibile genome, GCCGGTCCTGCAGCGGTGCCCGCCGCTGTACCAGCACCGAGGCGAACGCGGCCCACCGCCAGCACGGCGGCTTCTTCTCGAGCAGCTCGGTCAGCTCGAACCAGGAGTGAACGACCGAGGCCACCTCCGGGAAATCCGGCGGAGGCTCGTCGAGGAACGCCGCCGCCGGCGGGGGCGGGGAGACCTTGCGCATGGCGTCGGCGCCGTCCGGGCCGTAGACGCCCCGGTCGTCGCCGTGGATGATCCAGCGGTGCTGCTCATCGGCGCGGCGGGCCAGCTCGGCCCGGCGCTCGGCGGCGTCGTCCAGACGCCCCCGGATCCGCGGCGCCAGTCTGCGGACTGCGAAAACCACGCCGACCAGCACGGCCGCCCCGAGCACCCACCAGAAGAACTCCACCATCAAGCAGATGACCAGCGCCAGCGCCGCCACGAACGCGACGCCGCTACCGCCGGCTCCCCCCCTTTGCCGTCGCCATGGCCTGACCGTACGACGACGCACCGACACACCTGGCGTAGGCTCGGGGGCATGGAACTACTACGCGATGTAGTTGTCTTGCTGCACATCGTCGGCTTCGCGGTGACCTTCGGCGCCTGGACGGCAGAGGCGGTGGCGCGACGGTTCCGTACCACCCGGCTGATGGATTACGGCCTGCTGCTGTCGCTGATCACCGGGCTGGCGTTGGCGGCCCCGTGGCCCGCCGGCATCGTGCTGAACTACCCGAAGATCGGGCTGAAGCTGGTCCTCCTCGTCGCACTCGGCGCGGTGCTCGGCATCGGTGGCGCACATCAGCGCCGGACCGGCAACCCGGTGCCCCGGCCGCTGTTCGTGACCGCCGGCGTGCTGTCGTTCGCGGCCGCCGCGGTCGCGGTGCTCTGGTGAGCTACCCGACGTTGACGAACGGGCTGATCACATCCCGGGTGAACTGAACGACGTTGACCTCCGGGCTGCCGTCCGGATAGCTCACGGTGGCAAGGATGTTCGCGCCCTCGTCGGCGAAGTTCCGGTCGGCGCGGCCCTGGTGCGTCGATGAGGTCACCAGGATGATGCCCGTCGCTCCGGCCTGTTCGGCCAGCGGCACCGAGAACCGGGCGTTCTGCACCGTGCTGTTGGCGCGGTCCTCGACGATGATCCGGTGATCGGGGAAACCGAGCATCAACAACATCCGGCGCATGGCCGCCGCCTCGGTGACGCCGTTGCGGGGATTGCCGCCGGTCACGATGATCGGCGACTGCGGAAAGAACTGCGCGACAGTCAGCCCCGCCAGCACCCTGCGACGCAGCAGGGGACGCATGGTGCCGTCCGGATTCAGCCCGTAACCGAGCACCACGATGGCCGGTTTGGAGAAGTCCTTCACCGCAGCGGTGGCCGGCTGTGCGGCGGCCGGTGCGATCGAGAGCTCCGCGCCGAGAGCCAGCATGACCGCGAAAGTCACTGCCGCTGCGACGCTCTTCCACCCGTTGCCCATGCGTCCTCCGCGACTGGCGAAACCGACGTTGCTGTAAGGGTCATCGTCGCTGGAGCCGACGTCGTTACGGCCGGACGTCGCGAGGACGCGCGGTCGCCTGCCAGCTGCGGAAGCCCTGCCGCGCGGCGAACGCTCCGACGATGGCGATCACACACCACACCGCGATCGCGGTGTAGGCCAACGGCGCCGACAGGTCACCGATCGACGCGCCGAGCGCGGTGTAGACGAACGCCCGCGGCGCCGATCCGATGAATGCGCCAACCGCCATCTGCCACAACGGAACGCCGAATGCGCCGAACGCATACGACGCCATCGCATCCGACACGCCGGGAATGAACCGCTGCCCGACGACGGCCCACAACCCGCGCCGGTCGATCAGCGCATCGAGGCGGTCCGCCCGATCGGTTCCGAGCAGGGCGCGGGCACTGCTGCGGCCGGCGCGGCGGCCCAGCAGGCAGCTGACCGTCGCCGTGCCCACCGTCGCGCCCAGGGTGACGAAGGTGCCCAGCAGCGGGCCGAACAGCAGTCCGCTGCCGGCCGCCAGAATCGGGCCCGGCACAAATACCGCGCCGAGCACCGCCGACACCACCACGTAGACCAGCGGCGCCACCGGGCCCGCCGCCGCGATCGCGCCGCGCACCCCGTCGACGTCGATCACCCGGACCACCGCGACCAGATAGAACAGGGTGAACAGGAACCCGGCGAACGCGGCGAGCCGCAGGATGTGCGGCCACCGACTGGCGGGCGGCGACGGTTCGGTCATGGCGACCGCAATTCTGCCCCGCCGCCAGGTGCCGACGACGGTCAGACCTCCACCAGCGACGAGAGGTCCGTCTGCATCAGGTACACGTTGTACGGACCCCACATCGACATGTTCCAGTACAGCGATTCGGGGTCCGGGTCGCCATTTTCGTCGAGCAGATAGCCGGTGCCCGACCACGGGTGGATCATCGGGGCGTACAGGCCGGGATACTGCTGCGGCGTCGCCAGGATGATCGGATCCGACCACGGGCCCTCGGGACTGTCGGCGATCCGCATCTCGATGTTGTTGGTCCTGCCGTTGCCGTACAGGATCACGTACTTGCCCAGATATTCGTTGTACTGCACCGACATCTCACCGACGTTGCCGCCGGTCTTGGCGCCGAACAGCCCGCCGAGGTAGCCGCCGAACACATTCGGGTCGTTGGCCCAGTCGATGATGAAGCCGAACAGGCCGGCCGACCGGGTGGATTCGCCGATGATCGGAGCGGCGTGCGCGGCGCTGCTGACCCATGCGTTGCCGTCCCAGTACTCGTACTTGCTCACATCGGTGATGTGCTCCTCGGGCACCCGTGACAGATGCACCGACCCCTGCCGGCCGGACGGGGTGCCGAACGCGTACACATAGCGGACCCCGTCCTCGCCGACCTGATCCACGGGTTGCAGCACATAGGCCATCTGCTGGAAGTTCTGATCCCCCGCGCGATACGGCGTGGACGACCGCAGCCAGCCCGCCGAGCGGACCGACGACGGCACCGTCACCCAGGTGTCGGTGGCCTGGTCGTACCGCGAGATCGCCGAGAAGTTCGTGGTCCACGAGCCCGGCACTCCCCATTGCCGCACCGACATGTAGTTGACGTACTGGGTGCCGTTGGCATGCACACCTGCGGTCGGGATGACCGTCACCTCGGCGGGAAAGAACCAGCTCAAGAGCTGTCCACCCGGGATGAACTGGAACGCCGGGCCGGTCTGTTCGAGGAACCCGGCCGGATTCTCGTACAGCGTCCGGGAGGTGCTGATCATGATCGCGTTCGAGATCCAGTCGCCGGACATGTTGGGCCCCGAGAAGGTGTCGCCGAACACCACATGGACGGCACGCTGACCGCGCCATTCGCCCATGTCCCACATGATTCCGAGGTCGGTGCCGTAGATGTTGAGACGGTTGGGTCCGTCGGTGATGCCGGGACCGGTGATGCGGCCGATCCTCTCGGTCTCCCCGATGAGGTCGGCGGGCAGCGGATCCACCACCGCGGCGGTGGACACCACGGCCGGACGCGCCGTCACCAGCGAGCGCGCCTGTTGCGTGTAGGCGCGGTCGGTTTCGCGGCGGGCCCAGCCCAGCAACGCCAGCAGCGGCGTCGACTGTGTCGGGGCCAGTGGGCTGTTGGCCGTGAACGGCGCCAACCCCACCGCCGCCAACAGCCCGGTCACCAGCCGGGGCGCCGCCGGCTGCTCGGCGTCGACAGCCGGTGTGGCCTCGGGTGCGGCGGTGATGAGGGCGACCGGTTCGACAGTTGCCGCGGCCACACTCGCCGCGGAGGTGAGCGCCGTCGTCGCGGCGACGTCGGTGAAGGCGCGGACCGACTCCAGCGTGACCGAGCGTCGCTCGGTGAGGCGCTCGGCGAGCGCGCGGACCGCGGTGGCATCGGCAAGCCGAACCGGGGTCGACAGTTCGGGTACCGAGGCCGCGGTGCTGCGGAGAGAGCTCCGCCGCTCGGAGTCGTCGTGCTGCACCGTCGATTCGGTGTTCGTCGATTCGGTGTTCGTCGATTCGGTGTCCGGCAGCACCGCGGTCATGCTGCGGATGCCGCGGCTCGACGGTGCCGGCTGAGTCTCCGGGGCGGTGGACTCACCGGGGGAGCCGGCGTGAGCGTCGGGCTGCGCCTCGGGGTTCGCCTCGGCGGGAGTCTCGACGGGGGTGGGGTCAGTCGATCGTGTGGTGGCGGGCCGCCACGGCTTGACCGCATCCCGCACCGAATCAGCCAGCCGGCCGGTGAGTGACGTCCCCGCTGGCATCCCCGCTGATCTCCACGCTGAGGTCCCCGATGACACCGCACCGGTCTGCTCGGTGGCCGACGAATCAGCACCCGATCCACCGAGAGGCGCCCGTGACGCCGGGCGGTCCAGCCGGCTCCCCGGGCCCGAGCCGGCCCCGGACCCGATGCCGGACTTGGCGCTCGACCGGGTCTGGGCGGGGTTTGACTTCGAAGAGCTGTCCTGCGACGAGCTCGATGACGCGGTCGAGCCGCTGTCGGCCCAGGCCACTGCGGTGCCACCGGTGGCGACGGCCACCCCGACCCCGAGCGCCACCGCCAGGGCGCCGACCCGGCCCACGAACGCAGATGCCCTCGTCCCCGGACCCAGTGGCCCCGAAGCCCGTGTCCCCGAAGCCCGTGTCCCCGAACCCAGCGTCTCCGAACCCCGCGTCATCGAATCCATAGTGCACACCCCTGTCGTCGGCGGATCCGAACATGTCATCGTGTCCGGCGGTCGTGACGTTTCAGCATCGGCGGGGGCACGACTCGCTGACGACCCGCACCGCATCGGCTATTATCCAGGTCACATATAGGACGATGGTGTGAGGTAGATCACACCAGGGAGGGTGGCATGGTTGGTGCACGCGATCGTTCGGTGGATCGATCAAAGGTCGTCTCCCCGCGGCCCGGTGGTTCGTCGGTCGACGGTCGGTGGTTACTGGGCGCGCTGCTCGTCCTGATCGTCATCTGCGCCATCGCCGGCATCGTGGTCGCGACATCGTTGGGGCAGACCACGCTGGCCTTGGTGATCGCACTCATGACCTTGGCCGTCTTCCTCGGTCTGATGTGCTGAACGCCTGAGGGGTTGACACCCGCAGCCGTCGCCGGGCCTTGAGCGTGCGTTCACGGTGGTGAGGGTGCGGTCAGCGATCCCAGCGTGCGCGTGCGGCGGGATTTCGGCCGAAACACCGCGGTCCGTTCACTTTCGACGCACAGTGCGCACGGTCAACGCACAGCGCGCACGGTCGATACCACCAAGACTCACCCGACACCACCAAGACTCACCCGACACCACCGAGACACACCCGACATTCGAATCCTCACGCACTGAGCCGGCGGGCCAGCCCGCTGGCCCGCACCACCCGGTGCCGCACCGCTTGACGCAGCGACGCCTCCGGCCCGACGATCCGCACCCGCGACTTCGCCCGGGTGACCGCGGTGTAGAACAGCTCCCGCGACAGCAGCCGGGAATCCTCCGGCGGCAGCAGCACCGTCACCTCGTCGGCCTGGCTGCCCTGACTCTTGTGGATGGTCATCGCGTGCATGGTGTCCACCTCGGAGAGCCGGCTGGTGGCGAACTCCACCCGCCCGGCCGCCCCGGCGATCACCGCCCGCAGCCCGTCGTCACCGGCCACCGTCACCCCGGTGTCACCGTTGTAGAGGCGTAGCCCGTAATCGTTGGCGGTCACCAGCACCGGCCGCCCGACATACCAGGCCGACCAGATCGGCTCGCCGGTCGCCTCCGACAACCAGCGCTCGGTCTGCCGATTCCAATACGTCACCCCGTACGGGCCGCGGCGATGCGCGCACAACAGCCGATGCTCGTCCAACGCGGCCAGCGCCCGATCCCGGTCGCCCAGCACCGCGGCCTGCCGCAGCCGCAGCGCATGCGGTTCCACCACGGCGCGCAACGCCTCGGCCGGCTCCTCGGTGTCGACCCACTCGATGTGCTCACCGCCGGCGCGCAACACCTCGACCACCGCATCGGCGTCCCCGGCCCGGATCGCCGCCGCCAGCGCCCCGATCGACTCGCCGAACCGGTGCGACGTCAGCAGCGCCGCCACCCGGGTGTCCGAGCGGGCCGACAACCCGTCCACCAGATCCGCCAGCACCGCACCGGCTTCCACCGACGCCAACTGATCCGGATCCCCCACCAGCAGCACCCGCGCATCCGGGCGGACCGCCTCCAACAGCCGCGCCATCATCGTCAGCGACACCATCGACGTCTCGTCCACCACGATCACGTCATGCGGCAACCGGTTCGCGCGGTGATGCCGGAACCGCGACGACGAATCCGGCCGCGGCCCGAGCAGCCGGTGCAGAGTCGTCGCCTGCAACCCGGACAGCCGGCGCCGGTCCACCAGGTCCAGCCTGTCGACCTCCAGTTGCACCGCCTCCTGCAACCGGGCGGCGGCCTTGCCCGTCGGCGCCGACAACGCGATCCGCAGCGGTGGGCGCCCCGCCGCCGCGGCCTGCTCGGCGATCAACGCCAGCAGCCGCGCGACCGTGGTGGTCTTGCCGGTGCCCGGCCCGCCGGTCAGCACCGTGAGCCCCTGCGACAAGGCCACATCCGCGGCGGCCCGCTGTTCCTCGTATCCGGCCGGGAAAAGTCGCTCGGAGGCGGGTGCGGTGCCCGGGGGCCGCGCCGTGACCAGCGTCAGCACGTCCTCACAGACCTGCTGTTCCTCCCGCCAGTACCGGTCCAGATACACCAGCCGGCCGTCGACCCGCAGCGCCGACGCGGTGACCAGCGGGCTGGCCGCCACGGCGTCCAGCCACGCCGACGGCGACGGCCACGGCAGCTCGGGCCTCCCGATCTGCCCGGCCACCGCCGACAGGTCCACACACACCGACCCGCCGCGCAACGCCCGCACCACCAACGCCACGGCCAGCGCCACCCGCTCGTCGGGTTCCCCGCCGAGCTCGCACAACCGCCGCGCCACCTGTACATCGGCGGTCTCGATCACGCCGGCCTCGGCGAACTCCCGCAGCAGTCCGT contains:
- a CDS encoding Fe-S protein encodes the protein MELLRDVVVLLHIVGFAVTFGAWTAEAVARRFRTTRLMDYGLLLSLITGLALAAPWPAGIVLNYPKIGLKLVLLVALGAVLGIGGAHQRRTGNPVPRPLFVTAGVLSFAAAAVAVLW
- a CDS encoding YdcF family protein; this translates as MLALGAELSIAPAAAQPATAAVKDFSKPAIVVLGYGLNPDGTMRPLLRRRVLAGLTVAQFFPQSPIIVTGGNPRNGVTEAAAMRRMLLMLGFPDHRIIVEDRANSTVQNARFSVPLAEQAGATGIILVTSSTHQGRADRNFADEGANILATVSYPDGSPEVNVVQFTRDVISPFVNVG
- a CDS encoding TVP38/TMEM64 family protein — translated: MTEPSPPASRWPHILRLAAFAGFLFTLFYLVAVVRVIDVDGVRGAIAAAGPVAPLVYVVVSAVLGAVFVPGPILAAGSGLLFGPLLGTFVTLGATVGTATVSCLLGRRAGRSSARALLGTDRADRLDALIDRRGLWAVVGQRFIPGVSDAMASYAFGAFGVPLWQMAVGAFIGSAPRAFVYTALGASIGDLSAPLAYTAIAVWCVIAIVGAFAARQGFRSWQATARPRDVRP
- a CDS encoding DUF4185 domain-containing protein; amino-acid sequence: MPAGTSLTGRLADSVRDAVKPWRPATTRSTDPTPVETPAEANPEAQPDAHAGSPGESTAPETQPAPSSRGIRSMTAVLPDTESTNTESTNTESTVQHDDSERRSSLRSTAASVPELSTPVRLADATAVRALAERLTERRSVTLESVRAFTDVAATTALTSAASVAAATVEPVALITAAPEATPAVDAEQPAAPRLVTGLLAAVGLAPFTANSPLAPTQSTPLLALLGWARRETDRAYTQQARSLVTARPAVVSTAAVVDPLPADLIGETERIGRITGPGITDGPNRLNIYGTDLGIMWDMGEWRGQRAVHVVFGDTFSGPNMSGDWISNAIMISTSRTLYENPAGFLEQTGPAFQFIPGGQLLSWFFPAEVTVIPTAGVHANGTQYVNYMSVRQWGVPGSWTTNFSAISRYDQATDTWVTVPSSVRSAGWLRSSTPYRAGDQNFQQMAYVLQPVDQVGEDGVRYVYAFGTPSGRQGSVHLSRVPEEHITDVSKYEYWDGNAWVSSAAHAAPIIGESTRSAGLFGFIIDWANDPNVFGGYLGGLFGAKTGGNVGEMSVQYNEYLGKYVILYGNGRTNNIEMRIADSPEGPWSDPIILATPQQYPGLYAPMIHPWSGTGYLLDENGDPDPESLYWNMSMWGPYNVYLMQTDLSSLVEV
- the recD gene encoding exodeoxyribonuclease V subunit alpha yields the protein MSAPTEIDALSWRFPVGADGLLREFAEAGVIETADVQVARRLCELGGEPDERVALAVALVVRALRGGSVCVDLSAVAGQIGRPELPWPSPSAWLDAVAASPLVTASALRVDGRLVYLDRYWREEQQVCEDVLTLVTARPPGTAPASERLFPAGYEEQRAAADVALSQGLTVLTGGPGTGKTTTVARLLALIAEQAAAAGRPPLRIALSAPTGKAAARLQEAVQLEVDRLDLVDRRRLSGLQATTLHRLLGPRPDSSSRFRHHRANRLPHDVIVVDETSMVSLTMMARLLEAVRPDARVLLVGDPDQLASVEAGAVLADLVDGLSARSDTRVAALLTSHRFGESIGALAAAIRAGDADAVVEVLRAGGEHIEWVDTEEPAEALRAVVEPHALRLRQAAVLGDRDRALAALDEHRLLCAHRRGPYGVTYWNRQTERWLSEATGEPIWSAWYVGRPVLVTANDYGLRLYNGDTGVTVAGDDGLRAVIAGAAGRVEFATSRLSEVDTMHAMTIHKSQGSQADEVTVLLPPEDSRLLSRELFYTAVTRAKSRVRIVGPEASLRQAVRHRVVRASGLARRLSA